The following proteins are co-located in the Deinococcus sp. KNUC1210 genome:
- a CDS encoding HAD family hydrolase yields the protein MTPAAIIFDLDDTLFDNLGSTRAGLAGLGRLHPGFAALHPEDLLSRHAAAIAAREAQVYAGTLTPQQARIQRFEYLLADLGISEISGETAAQHYREAYRAAYSLNGGVLELVQAIRERGLKLAVLTNYAREVQQEKLSRVGLTPLVDALITYDETPPKPDPRSYRAACAALNVAPAEAVMVGDHWLNDVSGAVAAGLRAVWYNPRQLPAPEVVPHASLSSFLPLEGALRVLLG from the coding sequence ATGACACCAGCCGCCATCATCTTCGATCTCGACGACACGCTCTTCGACAACCTGGGCAGCACCCGCGCCGGACTGGCGGGCCTGGGACGGCTGCACCCCGGTTTCGCGGCGCTGCACCCGGAAGACCTGCTGAGCCGCCACGCCGCCGCCATCGCCGCCCGTGAAGCGCAGGTCTACGCCGGAACGCTGACCCCGCAGCAGGCGCGGATTCAGCGCTTCGAGTACCTGCTGGCCGACCTGGGCATCTCGGAGATCAGTGGCGAAACCGCCGCCCAGCATTACCGCGAGGCGTACCGGGCAGCCTATTCGCTGAACGGCGGCGTGCTGGAACTCGTGCAGGCGATCCGGGAACGCGGCTTGAAGCTGGCGGTACTGACCAACTACGCCCGCGAGGTGCAGCAGGAAAAGCTGAGCCGCGTCGGCCTGACGCCGCTGGTAGACGCGCTGATCACCTACGACGAGACGCCGCCCAAGCCAGACCCGCGCAGCTACCGGGCCGCCTGCGCCGCGCTGAATGTGGCCCCGGCAGAGGCCGTGATGGTGGGCGACCACTGGCTCAACGACGTGTCGGGCGCGGTTGCCGCCGGACTCAGGGCCGTGTGGTACAACCCGCGTCAGCTTCCCGCCCCGGAGGTAGTGCCGCATGCCTCGCTCTCCAGTTTCCTTCCGCTGGAAGGAGCGTTACGCGTGCTGCTCGGCTGA
- a CDS encoding DUF1684 domain-containing protein — protein sequence MSESLLTLLDWRRRLNDLYAEVRRLRRGDPQAAHAHWQEVRNELFARHPQTPLTPEARAAFTALPVWPYDPAYAFCARVQTDLPTEQFVVQTSAGHDMPLTRVGRVALRNEHHDLGTLDAYWIAVYGGGLFVPFRDGGSGRSSYGGGRYLLDTVKSADLGNSPGGELLLDFNFAYHPSCYYDPQWSCPLAPPQNHLNAEVRAGERSAEQHA from the coding sequence ATGAGTGAATCTCTGCTGACTCTGCTCGACTGGCGCAGACGCCTGAACGACCTGTACGCCGAGGTGCGCCGCCTGAGACGGGGCGACCCACAGGCCGCGCATGCCCACTGGCAGGAGGTTCGCAACGAGCTGTTTGCCCGGCATCCACAGACGCCGCTGACCCCCGAAGCCCGCGCCGCTTTCACTGCGCTGCCCGTGTGGCCCTACGACCCGGCCTATGCCTTCTGTGCCCGTGTGCAGACCGACCTGCCCACCGAGCAGTTCGTGGTGCAGACCTCGGCAGGCCATGACATGCCACTGACACGGGTCGGACGAGTGGCCCTCCGCAACGAGCACCACGACCTCGGCACGCTCGACGCGTACTGGATCGCCGTGTACGGCGGCGGCCTCTTCGTGCCGTTCAGAGACGGCGGCAGCGGGCGCAGCAGCTACGGCGGCGGGCGGTATCTGCTCGACACCGTGAAGAGTGCCGACCTGGGAAATTCACCCGGTGGCGAGCTGCTGCTGGATTTCAATTTCGCGTACCATCCGTCGTGCTACTACGATCCGCAGTGGAGTTGCCCGCTGGCCCCGCCGCAGAACCACCTGAACGCCGAGGTGCGGGCCGGAGAACGATCAGCCGAGCAGCACGCGTAA
- a CDS encoding sugar phosphate isomerase/epimerase, giving the protein MTLPNRRDPLSRLGLAVTLPELEVCADWLKAGARDVELQDICELPELLDGDWRTQARTSLRLLEGHTGRVGVHAPFWNLSPVAIDPAIRRVVQSRYLLGLDYAEEVGGTHLVIHSPFFFFGHSMVVHQDTLPRELSIAHDTLAPVLERATRLNCTVVIENILDVNPVPLKTLVASFGSPYIRMSIDVGHAHIQVGRGAPPAAQWLHAAGELLGHVHLQDNDGASDAHLAPGGGTVHWESVLRELRTSSTDPRLIVEVVPGEVRRAMAWVDSLEAASMTHE; this is encoded by the coding sequence ATGACACTCCCGAATCGCCGCGATCCACTGAGCCGTCTGGGCCTGGCAGTCACGCTGCCAGAGCTGGAAGTGTGCGCCGACTGGCTGAAAGCCGGGGCCAGAGACGTGGAGTTGCAGGACATCTGCGAACTCCCGGAACTGCTGGACGGTGACTGGCGCACACAGGCCCGGACTTCGCTGCGCCTGCTGGAAGGCCATACCGGGCGCGTCGGTGTGCACGCTCCGTTCTGGAATCTGTCGCCCGTGGCGATTGACCCGGCCATTCGCCGGGTGGTGCAGAGCCGCTATCTGCTGGGCCTGGACTACGCGGAGGAGGTCGGCGGCACACATCTGGTCATCCACAGCCCCTTCTTCTTCTTCGGGCACAGCATGGTGGTGCACCAGGACACCCTTCCACGAGAACTCTCCATCGCCCACGACACGCTCGCCCCGGTGCTGGAACGCGCCACACGCCTGAACTGCACGGTGGTGATCGAGAACATTCTGGACGTGAATCCGGTGCCGCTCAAAACACTGGTGGCATCGTTCGGCAGCCCGTACATCCGCATGAGCATCGACGTGGGACACGCGCATATTCAGGTCGGGCGCGGCGCTCCCCCGGCGGCCCAGTGGCTCCACGCGGCGGGCGAGTTGCTGGGCCACGTCCACCTTCAGGACAACGACGGCGCGTCGGATGCGCACCTCGCACCCGGCGGCGGAACGGTTCACTGGGAAAGCGTGCTGCGCGAACTGCGGACTTCCTCCACCGACCCGCGCCTGATCGTGGAAGTGGTGCCGGGCGAGGTGCGGCGGGCGATGGCGTGGGTGGACAGTCTGGAAGCGGCTAGCATGACGCATGAGTGA